The DNA segment AGTTTATGAAGAAGTTCTTCAACCTTACTTTCATGCAGGTGAATCTTTTTTTCTTCAAGTATAGTACTGGATATCTCGCCAATAGCCTGGTCTTTTACAAACTTTTCTTCAAGCAATATATATTTCTGCTTAATTTCTTTAGCCTTTTTTTGCCTTTTGGTGAAAAGCATAATGAGACCGATTGCCCAGATAATTAAGAGAATTACGATTACGGTTACCAGATAGTTCATTTTCTGAAGCTTGTTTTTCTCTTCCAGTAATGTTTTGGTGTCATAATCTTTGTGAATCTTCGGAGACAGATAACTAAAATCTCTGGACATGATACTGTCTGCTTTCAGCAATTGCCCAGTATAGTAAAGCTGTTGCGCCTGGTCTTTATTTTTCTTGCTGTAATTGATAAGAATCTCATAATTTTCCCTGAGCTCAGGAAGGATAAACTGATGTTTGTTAAAAATGGAATCAATTTTCCTGAAATAAAAAACAGATTTTTGAGTGTCGTTCATCCCGAGATAACTTTTTCCTATAAAAAAATAATTAACTGAAAGCCTTGCAAAATCGCGGCTGTGACGAATGGACGGAAGAGACAGGTTAAGATCCGTCAAGGCTGTCTCATATTGCTTTTCCCTATATTCGGAAATTCCTTTTGAAAGAAGGAAATACCCTTTCTCCTGGGCATAATCCCGATTATTGCCAGCCTCCGAAAGTCCTTTTTTTATTGCAACATCCATGTCCTTATACCTTCCCAGATGCCGGTAACAGATAATCAGCTGGTGCAGGCTGTTGAGATAACCCTTTTTATTGTTGTAAATTAGATTAGGATGAATATCGGCTTTTGATTTTTCCCTGTAATACAAAAGGCATTTGCTGAATAAATCAGCAGCTTCGTCATAATATCCCAAATAGCTTTTCACTACCCCTATATGATAGAGGTTCTGATGTTTCAGGTATTCGTTTTTTGTATTTTTTGAATATTGGTAGGCTTCGAGATATTCATTAAGGGCAAGCTGATATTTTTTATAGTTATAGTAATAAATAACACCTTTATCAATATGGGCAACAATCATAAGGTCTTTGTCCCCCGAAAGATTTGCCGCCCGGACCAGACTGTCGCTATATTTCAGCTTTTCTTCATCAAGGGAAGCAAAAAGTACCGCATCTTTATATCCCTGAACCAATTTACTATAGTTCTTTTCTTTTTTTGCTTTAGCAATGTAAGGACGGATATACTGAAATGCTCTGAAATCATTTTCTTCAAAGTTTTCGTACTTCTTTCTCAACTCATCATACACAGTCTCTGATTCCTGCGAAAGGAAAAAATGAAAGCATATGGTACAAAATAAAAGCAGTAGTTTTTTGATCACCTTAGTATTATTCAATGTAAACAGCGCTCAAAATTACAAAAAATGGACGGTTTTTCTCAAACAAGTTTGAATTAATATCTACTATCGAACTATTTCTATTTTACAAATATAAAAATTGAAAATCAGCACATTAAATATTTTAAATTTTCAAATAAAGACGTCATAATTTATGAATAAAGACAACAATTATTTTTATATCCGGATTTAACCTGATAATTTTGGACTCAGAGTTAAGAAGAGAAATTTAAACGTATTACATTATAAAACTAAATATATCCACTAAGGGTAAAAGTCAATAACCGGAAACATGATGATTCAATAATCTTACCACCTTCCTTAACAGGGAAATTACTTTTGAGGGAGGATGGTTTTTTTAAATTTAATTTCAAAAAACTAATACCATTTTCTATAAAAACTAACCGGATAATTTAGCTGTTCATACGATGCAGATAAATTAGTAAAGGCTTCATTACATGAGCCTTTCTATTAAAGTTTTCAGTTTTAATCGAAAAGAGACTGGTCCCTTTCGGGCAGTCTCTTTTCTTTTTAAAACATTAAGGATTTATAATTACTTCCAGCCTCCGCCTAAGCTCTTATAAATATCCACAACTGTACTCAGCTGTTTTTGTTTTGCTTCCACCAGCTCCATTTTTGCATCCAGAGCATCTCTCTGATTGAGAAGAACCTCCAGGTAATCTGCCCTTGAATTTCTGAATAGCTGATTAGCAATATCTATCGATTGTTCCAAAGCCTTCGTTTCATCAGACTTCAGTTTATAATACTGATCTATGTTTTTTACTTTAGACATTAAATTGGCAACATCTAAATATGCATTCAGAATAGTTTTGTCATATTCATACAAAGACTGGATCTGTCGTGCGTCAGCGGTCTGGAAATTTGCTTTGATCGCACTTTTATTAATAAGCGGCCCTGCAAGCTCACCCACCAGACTTGCTGCCATGGATTCCGGTAATTTCACCAGATAAGAAGGTTTAAAAGCTTCCAGACCCAATGTTGCGGAAATTTCCAGAGTAGGATAAAATTCCTTTCTTGCTGCTTCAACATCCAGCTTTGCAGCTTTCAGTTCCAGCTCAGCCTGTTTAATATCAGGGCGGTTGGCAAGAAGCTGAGATGGAATTCCCATATATACAGTCTGCGGAATCATAGACATGAAATCACTTTTTGAGCGTACAATAGTCTGCGGATATCTACCACATAAAGCATTGATCTCATTTTCCTTTTCTGTAATCTCCTGACGAATTGTATATTCCGTAGCTTTGGATTTTGCCAGTTCCGCTTCAAACTTTTTAACCGCCAGCTCTGTAGCCGCTGCTGCTTCTTTCTGAATTTTTGAGATCTCCAGAGCTTTCTCCTGCAGCTTCGTGTACTGCTGAATAATTTCAAGCTGATTGTCTAATGCTAAAAGCTCATAATAATTGTCGGCAATTTCTTCAATTAAATTAGAGAGTACAAAATTCTTTCCTTCTACTGTTGAAAGGTAATGCGCTATCGCTGATTCCTTTTCCGTTCTTAGTTTCTTCCAGATATCGACTTCCCAGTTGGCCATTAACCCACCTTCAAAATTTCCAAGCGGGTCCGGAACTTCCTTTCCGGGTTCTATTTCTGTAGAAGCATCACCTGCTCCTTCACTGGTATAACGCCCTACTTTACTGACCCCGGCTCCGACACCTGCAGAAACCGTTGGTGTTAACCTTCCTTTTTTAGCTAAAACGCCGCTCTTTGCAATTTCAATTTCCTGCAAAGTGATCATCAGCTCCTGATTATTTTTTAAAGCAGTTTCAATTAACGCTACTAAATTAGGATCAGTAAAAAACTGTCTCCATGGAGTTGTTCCGCTGTTGGCATTTGCATCGCCCTGCTCTTCCTGGTTAAAATTCTGAGGAATATTTTCTTTCACCTCGTCTTTTACGACGGTGGCCAAAGGCGCCTTACAGCTTGCTAAAACAAGCGATAAGACTATGGCCATTATATATTTATTATAAATCTTCATGTTTGTCATCGTGTTGGTACGGTTCTGTTTGTTCTGTTAAAGGATTTTCCTCCTCATATCTTGCCAGTCTCGACTTATCGGCAATGGTTCCGAAAATGTAATATAATCCAGGAATAATCATCAATCCGAAAACAGTTCCGATGAGCATCCCTCCTGCTGCTGCTGTACCGATGGTACGGTTTCCGATTGCTCCCGGTCCTGTTGCCAGAACCAATGGAATTAAACCTGCGATGAATGCAAATGATGTCATCAAAATCGGACGGAAACGGATTGCAGCTCCTTCAATTGCAGCCTGGGCAACAGGAATACCTTCCTCGGCTTTTTTCTGTACAGCAAATTCTACGATCAATACGGCATTTTTACCTAAAAGACCAATCAGCATGACCATTGCTACCTGAGCATAAATGTTATTTTCCAATCCTAATAATTTAAGACATAGGAAAGCCCCGAAAATACCTGTAGGCAACGATAGGATTACCGGTAACGGAAGAATGAAACTTTCATACTGCGCAGAAAGAATCAGGTAAACGAATCCTAGACACACTAAGAAAATGAAAATGGCCTCATTTCCGCGGCTTACCTCGTCTTTAGAAATCCCTGCCCAGTCGATTCCAAATCCTCTCGGAAGCGTTTTATCCGCTACTTCCTTGATGGCTGCAATAGCCTGTCCGGAACTGTAACCCGGAGCAGGAGTACCACTGACCTCGGCAGAATTATACATATTATGTCTGGTAATTTCCGAAAGACCATATACTTTTTCCAGATGCATAAAATCTGAATACGGAACCATCTGATCTTTATCGTTTTTCACATAAAGCTTTAACAAATCACTCGGCAACGCCCTATACTGAGGGCCAGCCTGAACGATTACTTTATAAGGCCTGTCGAAACGGATGAAACTTGTTTCATAATTGGAACCGATTAATGTTGATAAATTATCCATTGCATTTTCTATCGTCACTCCTTTTTGTTCGGCAAGATCATTATCCACTCTCAACATATACTGAGGGAAACTTGCAGAGTAGAAGGTAAATGCGGAACCCAATTCAGGACGTTTTTTCAATTCCCTTACGAAATCATTACTTACCTGCTCCATTTTATGATAGTCGCCACTTCCCGCCTTATCCAGCAGACGAAGCTCGAAACCACCTGCGGCACCATAGCCGGGAATAGACGGCGGCTGAAAGAATTCAATATTTGCACCCGGAATATTTTTTGCTTTTTCTTCAAGCTTTTCTATAATTTCTGCGGCAGATTCTTTACGGTCTTCCCAGCTTTTAAGGTTGATCAGACAGGTTCCTGAGTTTGAACCGGTACCTTCTGTTAAGATCTCATAACCGGCCAGTGAAGAAACAGACTGTACCCCGTCAATATCTTCAGATTCTCTTAATAATTCTTTGGCAATCTGATTGGTTCTTTCCAATGTAGAGCCCGGCGGCGTCTGGATAATTGCATAGATCATTCCCTGATCTTCCGCCGGTATAAATCCTGAAGGCAATGAGTTGCTCAAGAAAAATGTGCAAGCACAGAACGCTAATAATAAAGGTAAAGTGATCGTTTTTTTCTTCACCGTTTTATTGAGCATCTTTTCATATTTCCCTGCTCCTTTGTTGAATAGCCCGTTAAATTTATCAAGGAAGATAGTAATCGGAGTTCTTCTTTTTGCTTTTCCGTGGTTATTTTTTAAGATTAAAGCACACAAAGCCGGAGTTAATGTTAAAGCAACAACTCCTGAAAGAATGATCGCAGAAGCCATCGTGATGGAAAACTGACGGTAAAATACCCCAACCGGACCGGACATGAATGCAATCGGAATAAATACAGATGCCATTACCAGAGTAATCGCGATAATTGCTCCGCTGATTTCGTGCATGGCTTCTTCTGTTGCTTTTAGCGGAGATAAATGCTTCTCCTCCATCTTGGCGTGAACCGCTTCAATAACCACAATCGCGTCATCTACCACTACCCCGATCGCCATTACAAGGGCAAAAAGCGAGATCATATTTAAGGTAATTCCGAATGCCGACATGACTGCAAAAGTTCCTACCAAAGATACCGGAACCGCTAACGCCGGAATTAATGTAGAACGCCAGTCTCCGAGGAATAAAAATACCACGATTGCCACTAAAATGAAAGCTTCAAATAATGTATGAACTACTTTTTCAATAGAAGCATCAAGGAATTTTGATACGTCGTAACTGATGTCATAATGCATTCCTTTCGGGAAAGTGGTTTTTTCTAACTCCGCCATCAAAGATTTTACGTTTTTGATCACGTCGCTTGCGTTGGAACCGTATGATTGCTTTACCGTAATCGCTGCAGAAGGTTTACCATTCAATGTAGAATAAATATCGTACATGGAAGAACCAAATTCTATATCGGCAACGTCTTTTAGCCGGATAAATTCTCCGTCCGGTTTCGCTTTAAGAATAATATTTCCGTAATCCTTTTCATTATTAAAACGGCCGGGATATTTTAAAATATATTCAAATGACTGCGATCTTTTACCGGAACTTTCTCCAGTTTTACCCGGAGATGCTTCCAAACTCTGCTGATTCAGGGATTCCATTACTTCATCTGCTGAAATGCTGTATGCCGTTAACCGGTCCGGTTTCAGCCAGATACGCATTGCATATTCTCTGGTTCCGAGGATATCTGCAAAACCGACTCCGCTTACCCTTCTCAATTCAGACATTACATTGATGTCTGCATAGTTGAAAAGGAATTTCTGGTCGGCTTTCGGGTCATCACTGTACAGGTTTATGTACATCAACATATTAGGTTCCTCCCGGGTAATTTTCACCCCTTCACGCACTACTAAAGGCGGAAGTTTATTTACTACTGAAGATACACGGTTCTGAACGTTTACAGCAGCAACATTCGGATCTGTTCCCAGATCAAAAACCACCTGAATGGATGCTTCCCCGTCGTTTCCGGCATCGGAAGTCATATATTTCATTCCCGGAACTCCATTTAATCCTCTTTCTAAAGGAATAACGACCGATTTAATCAGCAATTCGTTGTTGGCTCCCGGATAATCTGCCGTAATATTTACTTTGGGCGGAGAAATCGAAGGAAACTGTGTGATGGGTAATTTTAACAATGATAAAACTCCCATAAATACGATAATCAAAGAGATTACGATAGACAGAACAGGTCTGCGAATAAATTTCTTAAACATAATTACTTACTTCATTAAAGAGTCTTACTCTGCTTTTAATTTTAATGATTGAAGAACTTTTTTCGGATCCTGAGCTTTAACCTGAACCTTCTGATCGTCTTTCACTTTCTGAACGCCTTCCAGTAAGATTCTGTCACCGGTAGAAATTCCCGAAGCCACTACATAAACATCCGGAAGTTCGTAAGCAACTTTTATATTTTTAGATTTTGCCACCCCGTTTTTATCCACCACAAAAACATATTTCTGATCCTGGATTTCGTAAGTCGCTTTTTGCGGAATGATTAAAGCATTTTTTAAAGGTAAAGTCATTCTTACTTTACCCGTTTCACCGTTCCGTAATAATTTATCGGGATTGGGGAATTTTGCCCTAAAAGCAATATTTCCCGTTTCACTGTCGAATTCGCCTTCAATAGTCTGAATCTCACCCTTCTGAGGGAAAACATCGCCATTTGCCATAACAAGATCTACCTGGTTGCTGCCGCGTGATGCGATATTTCTCTGATAGTTCAGGTACTCTGGTTCGGAAACATTAAAATAAGTGTAAATGTCATTGTTATCCGAAAGTGAGGTTAATAAATCTCCTTCATCCACAAGACTTCCCAATTTTAACGGGATTCTGTCGATAATCCCTGAAAACGGCGCTTTAATGTCGGTAAATGACAGGTGAATCTGTGCTAATTTTGCTTCTGCATTGGCTGCATCCAATTTAGCCTTAGCCATTGCTCTTTCGTTTTTGGAAACAATGTTGTTACTGGCCAATGTACTTGCATTTTTCAGTTCGATGGTAGCCTGGGCAACTTCTGCCTGAGCTTTCAGCAATTCTGCCTGGTATAATTTCGGCATAATTCTGAATAATGTCTGTCCCTGACGAACAAATTGGCCTTCATCCACAAAGATTCTCTCAAGGAAACCTTTTTCCTGTGCACGAACTTCAATGTTCTTTACAGATCTTATTTGAGCTACATATTCTTTATCAATCACCGTATCCATTACGATGGGTGAGGTTACAGGATAAACTGCAG comes from the Chryseobacterium nepalense genome and includes:
- a CDS encoding helix-turn-helix domain-containing protein gives rise to the protein MIKKLLLLFCTICFHFFLSQESETVYDELRKKYENFEENDFRAFQYIRPYIAKAKKEKNYSKLVQGYKDAVLFASLDEEKLKYSDSLVRAANLSGDKDLMIVAHIDKGVIYYYNYKKYQLALNEYLEAYQYSKNTKNEYLKHQNLYHIGVVKSYLGYYDEAADLFSKCLLYYREKSKADIHPNLIYNNKKGYLNSLHQLIICYRHLGRYKDMDVAIKKGLSEAGNNRDYAQEKGYFLLSKGISEYREKQYETALTDLNLSLPSIRHSRDFARLSVNYFFIGKSYLGMNDTQKSVFYFRKIDSIFNKHQFILPELRENYEILINYSKKNKDQAQQLYYTGQLLKADSIMSRDFSYLSPKIHKDYDTKTLLEEKNKLQKMNYLVTVIVILLIIWAIGLIMLFTKRQKKAKEIKQKYILLEEKFVKDQAIGEISSTILEEKKIHLHESKVEELLHKLKKFENKKGFTQKGLTLNRLAQQLGTNSSYLSQVINEYKGGNFNKYLSQLRINYITNLLFEDKKYLKYNIETLARECGIASRQNFSDLFYEINGIRPTDFIKKRMQEMDNGGD
- a CDS encoding TolC family protein; its protein translation is MKIYNKYIMAIVLSLVLASCKAPLATVVKDEVKENIPQNFNQEEQGDANANSGTTPWRQFFTDPNLVALIETALKNNQELMITLQEIEIAKSGVLAKKGRLTPTVSAGVGAGVSKVGRYTSEGAGDASTEIEPGKEVPDPLGNFEGGLMANWEVDIWKKLRTEKESAIAHYLSTVEGKNFVLSNLIEEIADNYYELLALDNQLEIIQQYTKLQEKALEISKIQKEAAAATELAVKKFEAELAKSKATEYTIRQEITEKENEINALCGRYPQTIVRSKSDFMSMIPQTVYMGIPSQLLANRPDIKQAELELKAAKLDVEAARKEFYPTLEISATLGLEAFKPSYLVKLPESMAASLVGELAGPLINKSAIKANFQTADARQIQSLYEYDKTILNAYLDVANLMSKVKNIDQYYKLKSDETKALEQSIDIANQLFRNSRADYLEVLLNQRDALDAKMELVEAKQKQLSTVVDIYKSLGGGWK
- a CDS encoding efflux RND transporter permease subunit yields the protein MFKKFIRRPVLSIVISLIIVFMGVLSLLKLPITQFPSISPPKVNITADYPGANNELLIKSVVIPLERGLNGVPGMKYMTSDAGNDGEASIQVVFDLGTDPNVAAVNVQNRVSSVVNKLPPLVVREGVKITREEPNMLMYINLYSDDPKADQKFLFNYADINVMSELRRVSGVGFADILGTREYAMRIWLKPDRLTAYSISADEVMESLNQQSLEASPGKTGESSGKRSQSFEYILKYPGRFNNEKDYGNIILKAKPDGEFIRLKDVADIEFGSSMYDIYSTLNGKPSAAITVKQSYGSNASDVIKNVKSLMAELEKTTFPKGMHYDISYDVSKFLDASIEKVVHTLFEAFILVAIVVFLFLGDWRSTLIPALAVPVSLVGTFAVMSAFGITLNMISLFALVMAIGVVVDDAIVVIEAVHAKMEEKHLSPLKATEEAMHEISGAIIAITLVMASVFIPIAFMSGPVGVFYRQFSITMASAIILSGVVALTLTPALCALILKNNHGKAKRRTPITIFLDKFNGLFNKGAGKYEKMLNKTVKKKTITLPLLLAFCACTFFLSNSLPSGFIPAEDQGMIYAIIQTPPGSTLERTNQIAKELLRESEDIDGVQSVSSLAGYEILTEGTGSNSGTCLINLKSWEDRKESAAEIIEKLEEKAKNIPGANIEFFQPPSIPGYGAAGGFELRLLDKAGSGDYHKMEQVSNDFVRELKKRPELGSAFTFYSASFPQYMLRVDNDLAEQKGVTIENAMDNLSTLIGSNYETSFIRFDRPYKVIVQAGPQYRALPSDLLKLYVKNDKDQMVPYSDFMHLEKVYGLSEITRHNMYNSAEVSGTPAPGYSSGQAIAAIKEVADKTLPRGFGIDWAGISKDEVSRGNEAIFIFLVCLGFVYLILSAQYESFILPLPVILSLPTGIFGAFLCLKLLGLENNIYAQVAMVMLIGLLGKNAVLIVEFAVQKKAEEGIPVAQAAIEGAAIRFRPILMTSFAFIAGLIPLVLATGPGAIGNRTIGTAAAGGMLIGTVFGLMIIPGLYYIFGTIADKSRLARYEEENPLTEQTEPYQHDDKHEDL
- a CDS encoding efflux RND transporter periplasmic adaptor subunit; amino-acid sequence: MIKRVVASIALSSLLLFSCNKKKEEKEEAAVYPVTSPIVMDTVIDKEYVAQIRSVKNIEVRAQEKGFLERIFVDEGQFVRQGQTLFRIMPKLYQAELLKAQAEVAQATIELKNASTLASNNIVSKNERAMAKAKLDAANAEAKLAQIHLSFTDIKAPFSGIIDRIPLKLGSLVDEGDLLTSLSDNNDIYTYFNVSEPEYLNYQRNIASRGSNQVDLVMANGDVFPQKGEIQTIEGEFDSETGNIAFRAKFPNPDKLLRNGETGKVRMTLPLKNALIIPQKATYEIQDQKYVFVVDKNGVAKSKNIKVAYELPDVYVVASGISTGDRILLEGVQKVKDDQKVQVKAQDPKKVLQSLKLKAE